GCAAAGTTGAATTTAAACTGATAAACAAGTTGAGATATTGACTTCTTCGATTTGAAAAAGACATAATTATCCCTGCTGAAATTTAACAGTTAAGCTTCTGGAGGCGGAGAAAATATCAGAAGATAAGGCGAAATATGACTGGAATCGTCAGTTAAAACGAACGCCTTTTGATCGGAAGTAGTTTCAAAGAATTTGATGAAATCGTGGACGTTCATTGTCTTCGGAATTGTTTTTTCGTAAACAATTGAAACCGATGAAGAATGTGTTTCTTCCTCAGAAAGTACAACATTAGTCTGCGGAATTTCAAAATCGAAAACTGTAGCAATACTTGGTAAAGCCATAAAGTTGACGAATATCAACAAAACCAATATGCTCCAAAATTTCTTCAAAAAAATTTTTCTTTTGAGGGTGCAAATATAACAAGAATTTCTAAAAAACAAGTTTAATTATAGATTTTATCTAAACTTTAACAAAAATTTAATATTGCAAATCTATAATTAGTGAACGTTTTTATTGTTGGTTCTGCTCATCACCCATTCAGAATTAGTAAGGTCGTACACTTTCTGGATGTCCTTCAGGACTTCTTCGAAATCGATATTAAGATCGAGCAACTCCCCGGTTTTCATATCGAAAACCCAACCGTGAACGATAGGATAATCATCTACTATATAACGTTCCTGAACGCTGGCCATTTTGATGATATTGATGCACTGTTCCTGCACATTCAGTTCTACAAGGCGGTTGTATCGCTGCTGCTCGTCTTCGATCGCATCCAGTTCTTTCTGATGAATCCTGTAAACATCACGAATCAGCCGAAGCCATGGATTGAGAAGCCCGAGGTCATCAGGAGTCATTGCTGCTTTCACACCGCCGCAGCCGTAATGCCCGCAAACGATGATGTGCTTTACTTTCAGGTGGCGAACAGCATATTCAATCACCGCGGTGGAGTTCATATCGAGTGTATTCACCACGTTGGCGATATTTCTGTGTACGAAAACTTCACCGGGCTTCAGGCCCATAAGTTCTTCGGCGGTAGCCCGTGAATCAGAGCATCCGATGTACAGATACTCCGGCTTCTGGCCTTCTGCAAGTTTATTGAAAAAATCAGCGTCTTCGCCCAATTTTTCAGCGATCCATTTTTTATTGTTTTCGAAGATGGTTTCGTAGGTTTTGCTCATTGGATAACTTAGTGGTTTAGTGGTTTAGTGATAAGTGGTTTAGTGGTTTAGTGTTTAGTGGTTTAGTAATTTAGTGGTTTGGTGGTTTAATATTGCCTCGCCAGTGATTTATAACTGTAATGCGTCATTTCTAATTTATCAATCATCAATCAATAATCATCATTATACCTTATTATTAATATACCCTTCGGTGGCGTTTTCTTTGGCGATGATTTGTGCAGGATTTCCCATCGCTATAGAATTTCCGGGGACATCGAAATTTACGTAGGCATTTGGAGCAATCAGCACATTGTTGCCAATGCGTATTTTGCCGACAACAACCGCGTTTGGTCCGATCCAGACCTCATTGCCGATTTCGGGAACGCCTTCGTTTTTTCCGCGGTTGGCCTGGCCAATTGTTACGCCTTGTGCAATATTGCAGTTTTTTCCGATTTTCGCTTTCGGGTTGATTACCAGGTGACCCCAGTGGCCAAGATACAGTCCTTCCCCGATTTCTGTTTCGGGATAAATCTGAAATCCATATTTGATCTGATGATGGCGGAGTATCATTCGCCAAAACATCCCTTTAAAAGATTTCCTGGGATACTGCTGGCTTTTCCTCAGCAGGTAGGTGAAGTGCAGGTTCGGATTGGCGCATTTGGCCCAAATTTCTGTGGTAGACAGCCATTTGCCGCTTTCTCTGAAGAAGTCTTTCTGTATGATGCTTTTGCCGGACATTTAGACAAAGATAAAATTTATCTCCCGCAGATTGCACAGATTTTACGCAGATTTTTTTCGCTGGTTTTATAACCTTAGAGTTTGTCGATGATTTCAATTATTTTATTGACTGAATTTTGCAGGTTGAACGGCATTTGGTAATCTATAAGTGCGGCCCGATATTTTGAAAAATTTTCAGGGTGTTTAAGCGCCTGCTTCATGCCTTCATAAATGCCTTCTTCGGAATTATCAACAATAAGTCCCAGCTTTCCGTCTTCCAGCATTTCGCGCACTCCGGAAACATCCGTGGCAATGATGTTCTTTTTCAGGGTAATGGCTTCAAACAAAACCGTGGGGAAACCTTCGTAACGCGAACTCAAGACATAGAAATCAGCATTTTTAAAATGAGGATAAGGATTGTCGGTAAAGCCGGTCATTTCAGCCGTTTCTTCTACGTGAAGTTCTTTTCTTAGATTTTTAATATTTTCAAAATCATAACCGTCGCCCACAATTTTGATTCTGTGGCTGAACCCTTCATCCAAAAGTTTCTTGTGAACTTTGAGCAGCCGGTCGAAGCCTTTTTGCGGAAAAACCGTTCCCACCGAAACGAAGACTGGTTGCTGGTTGCTGGTTTCTGGTTGTTGGTCTTGGCTCCTGACTCTTGGTTCTTGGCTCTTTCTAAGAATTTCCTCCGTATCCAAAGGGTTGTAAACTCGGACTATACGGCTTTTTTCGTCCTCAGTCCTGGCGAGTGATTCAAAATCTTTCTGAATGTGTTCGGAAATGACCAAAATTTTATCAAAACCGAAGAACTTGCGGATTTCATCATCGGTATAATTGTGGAAATGGGTTTTGCGGAGATCATTGTGAATCCAGACGATTTTTTTGGAAGATTTCAGCGGCGAATTCAAAATCTCATCCCTGAAGCCGTGGATGGCGGCAAACTCAACATCATATTTTTTATTACTTAAAATTTTAGAATACAACAATTTCGGAAACTTCTTCAAAAGACTCTGATAAATTACTCGAAACGCCTTTTTTGGAATGTCCTGCGGACGGTTGGTGGTAATCATTACGCCTTTGTTGAGGTAAAGAACGTTGATCCAGGACGGAACTTCCGGCAGGTATTTTCCGCTGTAAAGATTCAGCAATAGGTCTATTTCATATTTATGGGGCGGCAGGTTTTTCAGAAAGGTCACCAGCACTTTTTCTGCGCCGCCATGACGCAGGGAACCGATACGGATGAGGATTTTCTTTTTTTTCCTGATCCTATCAGAATCTTTTTCATACTGTTTTAATGCTTTATCCATGCTTTATCCATGCTTTATCCATGCTTCATCTATACACTATGTACCCTTTATGTACTCTTTATCTACCCTTTATCTTTTGGCAGTCGTACAGGTTTGTAGGTGTGCGGCAGATTTTTTTTGATGTATGCATCGAGCTGCGGACGGTTTTTTTCGAGTTCGCGGGGAT
The sequence above is a segment of the Chryseobacterium taklimakanense genome. Coding sequences within it:
- a CDS encoding carbonic anhydrase, giving the protein MSKTYETIFENNKKWIAEKLGEDADFFNKLAEGQKPEYLYIGCSDSRATAEELMGLKPGEVFVHRNIANVVNTLDMNSTAVIEYAVRHLKVKHIIVCGHYGCGGVKAAMTPDDLGLLNPWLRLIRDVYRIHQKELDAIEDEQQRYNRLVELNVQEQCINIIKMASVQERYIVDDYPIVHGWVFDMKTGELLDLNIDFEEVLKDIQKVYDLTNSEWVMSRTNNKNVH
- a CDS encoding serine acetyltransferase; amino-acid sequence: MSGKSIIQKDFFRESGKWLSTTEIWAKCANPNLHFTYLLRKSQQYPRKSFKGMFWRMILRHHQIKYGFQIYPETEIGEGLYLGHWGHLVINPKAKIGKNCNIAQGVTIGQANRGKNEGVPEIGNEVWIGPNAVVVGKIRIGNNVLIAPNAYVNFDVPGNSIAMGNPAQIIAKENATEGYINNKV
- a CDS encoding glycosyltransferase, which translates into the protein MDKALKQYEKDSDRIRKKKKILIRIGSLRHGGAEKVLVTFLKNLPPHKYEIDLLLNLYSGKYLPEVPSWINVLYLNKGVMITTNRPQDIPKKAFRVIYQSLLKKFPKLLYSKILSNKKYDVEFAAIHGFRDEILNSPLKSSKKIVWIHNDLRKTHFHNYTDDEIRKFFGFDKILVISEHIQKDFESLARTEDEKSRIVRVYNPLDTEEILRKSQEPRVRSQDQQPETSNQQPVFVSVGTVFPQKGFDRLLKVHKKLLDEGFSHRIKIVGDGYDFENIKNLRKELHVEETAEMTGFTDNPYPHFKNADFYVLSSRYEGFPTVLFEAITLKKNIIATDVSGVREMLEDGKLGLIVDNSEEGIYEGMKQALKHPENFSKYRAALIDYQMPFNLQNSVNKIIEIIDKL